From the Roseiconus lacunae genome, one window contains:
- a CDS encoding MaoC family dehydratase, translated as MNESELAELRDRSSSPSAKRQAKTTANDPARYAKETQYSNETLYAEDLSEGDRWETEFREISGSDVNQFAALTGDHTAIHADGTESPFGKPIAHGLLGLSVLAGLGTQSPNAATLALVSIDEWKFLAPVFFGDRVRARNEILTIEPHGRRAVKVFWLRSLLNESERVVQQGQFVTIVARKNRAAKPR; from the coding sequence ATGAATGAGTCTGAGCTTGCGGAATTACGTGACCGCTCGTCCAGTCCGTCCGCAAAACGACAGGCGAAGACGACTGCAAATGACCCCGCCCGATACGCCAAAGAAACGCAGTACTCCAACGAAACGCTGTACGCCGAAGATTTATCCGAGGGGGATCGATGGGAAACCGAATTCCGAGAGATTTCCGGTAGCGACGTGAATCAATTCGCAGCGTTAACTGGCGACCACACCGCGATTCATGCTGACGGCACCGAGTCCCCCTTTGGGAAGCCGATCGCCCACGGGTTGTTGGGGCTGAGTGTTCTCGCTGGTTTGGGAACGCAATCTCCCAACGCGGCAACGCTGGCTTTGGTCAGCATCGACGAGTGGAAATTTTTAGCGCCCGTGTTTTTCGGAGACCGTGTCCGGGCCCGCAATGAGATTTTGACTATCGAGCCGCATGGCAGGCGGGCGGTGAAGGTGTTCTGGTTGCGCAGCTTGCTGAACGAATCTGAACGAGTCGTTCAGCAAGGCCAATTTGTCACAATCGTCGCGCGAAAGAACCGCGCCGCAAAGCCTCGATAG
- the hflX gene encoding GTPase HflX yields the protein MREQHTVIDDTPERSVLARLILPENSVSDDPLEELHGLATTAGTQVVGELIQRRSTIDHGTYLGRGKVDELREMVEKTKADVVIFDNELNPGQTRNLEKAIGVNVIDRTELILDIFAAGARTHESRLAVELAQLEYSLPRLKRMWTHLSRQAMGVGMRGPGEKQLEVDRRLAQKRIHDLKQELSKVESRRQRQVASRRDAPTVSLVGYTNAGKSTLMNALTEAEVLAEDKLFATLDTRTRRWHLPQWGTVLLSDTVGFIRDLPHSLVASFRSTLEETRQADLLLHVADASNPDVFAQISAVYKVLSELEIEEKDTLLVLNKIDAIESPAMLNRVLDRYPNAVPVSAADGKGFESLIEAVGDALGREFIDLDVEVHPGNGKLLAFLAAKGEIASQTFESEVVRLRVRLPVSALGPVRQAAISYREVNDRRASREQTIDESSVAPIDVADEVSPPSASDVA from the coding sequence GTGCGCGAACAACACACTGTCATTGATGACACCCCTGAACGCAGCGTTTTGGCTCGATTAATCCTGCCAGAGAACAGCGTTTCCGACGATCCGCTGGAAGAGCTGCACGGTTTAGCCACGACCGCCGGAACCCAGGTCGTTGGCGAGCTGATTCAACGACGTTCCACTATCGATCACGGAACGTACCTCGGACGCGGCAAGGTTGACGAGCTGCGTGAGATGGTCGAAAAGACCAAGGCTGACGTTGTTATTTTTGACAACGAATTGAATCCGGGGCAGACTCGTAACCTGGAGAAAGCGATCGGTGTCAATGTGATCGATCGCACGGAGTTGATTCTGGATATCTTTGCCGCCGGGGCGCGAACTCACGAATCGCGTTTGGCCGTCGAGTTGGCTCAACTCGAATACTCGTTACCACGATTGAAACGAATGTGGACCCACCTCTCGCGACAAGCGATGGGGGTTGGGATGCGTGGTCCGGGTGAGAAGCAACTTGAAGTTGACCGTCGTTTGGCTCAGAAACGTATCCACGATCTGAAGCAAGAACTGAGCAAGGTTGAATCGCGGCGGCAACGGCAAGTTGCTTCGCGTCGTGACGCCCCAACGGTATCGTTGGTGGGCTATACCAACGCCGGCAAAAGCACATTGATGAATGCGCTAACTGAGGCGGAAGTGCTGGCCGAAGACAAGCTGTTTGCGACGTTGGACACAAGGACGCGCCGTTGGCATCTTCCTCAATGGGGAACTGTGCTGCTGAGCGATACGGTAGGATTCATCCGTGACCTTCCGCACTCGTTGGTGGCAAGTTTTCGATCGACGCTTGAAGAAACCCGGCAAGCCGACTTGTTGTTACACGTCGCCGACGCCAGTAACCCAGACGTGTTCGCGCAAATCAGCGCCGTTTACAAAGTGCTTAGCGAACTTGAGATCGAAGAGAAGGACACGCTTCTGGTGCTCAATAAGATTGATGCGATCGAGTCACCGGCGATGTTGAACCGAGTGCTCGATCGCTATCCGAACGCGGTTCCTGTCAGTGCCGCGGATGGAAAAGGCTTTGAGTCGCTGATCGAAGCGGTTGGAGACGCATTGGGGCGCGAATTCATCGACCTGGACGTTGAAGTTCACCCTGGGAATGGAAAGTTGCTGGCGTTCTTGGCGGCGAAGGGCGAAATCGCTTCGCAGACCTTTGAATCCGAAGTCGTGCGGTTACGCGTCCGGTTGCCCGTTTCGGCACTCGGACCGGTACGCCAAGCAGCGATCTCGTATCGCGAGGTCAATGATCGCCGAGCTTCGCGTGAGCAAACGATCGATGAATCATCCGTCGCACCGATCGACGTGGCTGATGAAGTCAGCCCACCCTCGGCGTCTGATGTTGCATGA
- a CDS encoding nucleotide pyrophosphohydrolase: MPAESTPDELTLRGAQQRVDEWIQTIGVRYFDEMTNLAQLIEEVGEVARILSRTCGEQSYKSTDTPGELSDELADVLFVVLCLANQSGIDLTEALRANLAKKTKRDKDRHRNNAKLH, encoded by the coding sequence ATGCCCGCCGAATCGACGCCTGACGAACTGACGCTACGCGGAGCCCAGCAAAGGGTCGACGAGTGGATCCAAACGATCGGCGTGCGTTACTTTGACGAGATGACAAACCTTGCCCAACTGATCGAAGAAGTCGGCGAGGTGGCTCGGATTCTATCGCGTACCTGTGGCGAACAGTCTTACAAGTCGACGGACACGCCCGGTGAACTGTCGGACGAATTGGCCGACGTCCTATTCGTCGTGCTTTGTTTGGCCAATCAATCGGGGATCGATCTGACCGAAGCCCTGCGCGCGAACTTGGCCAAGAAAACGAAGCGCGACAAGGATCGGCACCGAAACAACGCCAAGCTTCATTAG
- a CDS encoding FG-GAP repeat domain-containing protein: protein MLALDANEGIAAGDVDGDGKTDLVAGRAWFRNGDWAARPLRNIDDWNGYVQSNGDYLFDINGDGRLDVIAGSFLPTEVYWYENPGAESLRLGKQWPQHLLLDTQQSQNEGQLFADVDGDGSPEWIVNSWKKDVPAFIYRLVEKQTSTVKPADKKTKSASANYDLVGHAVGQVGNGHGVAIGDLNNDGRIDLLVGQGWYEQPASEPWSQPWTFHADWELHSSLPMIVDDLDGDGDSDVIIGNGHNYGLYWWEQTGKDEATGKIEFKEHKIDDSYSQPHTLAWADLDGDGNNELITGKRYYAHNSRDPGGNEPPCLYYYTWDQTLKQFTRHTIDEGHVGCGLQIVVEDLNDDAKVDLAVAGKSGTYVLLQK from the coding sequence ATGCTCGCCCTCGATGCGAACGAAGGTATCGCGGCGGGCGACGTGGACGGTGACGGGAAAACCGACTTGGTCGCCGGACGAGCTTGGTTTCGGAACGGTGACTGGGCCGCTCGGCCGCTTCGCAACATCGATGACTGGAACGGGTACGTCCAAAGCAATGGCGACTATCTTTTCGACATCAACGGCGACGGTCGGTTGGACGTGATCGCCGGATCATTTTTGCCGACCGAAGTTTATTGGTACGAAAACCCAGGTGCCGAATCCCTGCGACTCGGGAAACAATGGCCGCAGCATCTGTTGCTCGATACCCAGCAATCTCAAAACGAAGGTCAATTGTTCGCCGACGTTGATGGCGATGGGAGCCCCGAGTGGATCGTCAACAGCTGGAAAAAAGATGTCCCAGCGTTTATCTATCGCCTAGTTGAAAAGCAGACATCGACCGTAAAGCCGGCCGACAAAAAAACGAAATCGGCATCCGCAAACTATGACTTGGTCGGGCACGCGGTTGGCCAAGTCGGTAACGGGCACGGGGTGGCAATCGGTGACCTAAACAACGACGGGCGAATCGATTTGCTGGTCGGCCAAGGTTGGTATGAACAGCCCGCCTCCGAGCCTTGGTCGCAGCCTTGGACGTTTCATGCCGACTGGGAACTCCATAGCTCCCTACCAATGATCGTCGATGACCTCGATGGTGATGGTGACAGCGATGTGATCATCGGCAACGGGCACAACTATGGACTTTACTGGTGGGAGCAAACCGGCAAGGACGAAGCAACCGGAAAGATTGAATTCAAAGAACACAAAATCGACGACAGCTATTCACAACCTCACACGCTCGCCTGGGCCGATCTCGATGGCGATGGGAACAATGAACTGATCACCGGCAAACGATACTACGCACACAACAGTCGTGACCCGGGCGGCAACGAACCTCCGTGCTTGTACTACTACACTTGGGATCAGACGCTGAAACAATTCACCCGACACACGATCGATGAAGGACACGTCGGCTGTGGCTTGCAAATCGTTGTCGAAGATTTAAACGACGACGCAAAGGTTGACCTCGCCGTCGCCGGTAAAAGCGGAACCTACGTTTTGCTGCAAAAGTAA